TGAAAGTTTTTGCTTCATTTGCAAAAGCATTTTATCTAAACAAATACTTTCCAGCTTTTCATGAGCTGAATATAGAATAGTTCCTCCAGGTGTTTCATAAACACCACGTGATTTCATACCTATTAATCTGTTTTCAATAAGATCTGTTACTCCAATTCCATGCTTACCGCCTAAGTTATTTAATACTTCTAAAATTGAAATAGGAGATAAGTTCTTACCATTTAATGCTATTGGAATTCCTTGCTGAAATTCAATATCAATGCATTCAGGAACGTTTATAGCCTCATCTAACTTAGAACACATTTCGTAGAAATTTGGATTGTGTTCAGAATTTGTATCCTCAAGATCGCCACCTTCGTGAGACACATACCAAATATTTTTATCGATAGAATATGGAGCTTCTTTTGTAGCAGAGATTGGGATTGATCTTTGGTTTGCAAAATCAATAGCTTCACTTCTGGAAGAAATAGACCATGTTCTCCATGGGGCGATTATTTTTATTTTTGAATCAAATGCTTTTATCGCCAGCTCAAATCTAACTTGATCATTTCCTTTGCCAGTTGCTCCATGGCATATTGCAGTTGCATTTTCTAGTTTGGCAATTTCGACAAGTTTTTTAGCAATTAAGGGTCTTGAAATTGTCCCTAGTAAATAATGGTTTTCATATTTAGCACCAGCTTTAACAAGTTTCCATAAATATTCAGTAATAAATTCATTTTGAACATCTAAAATATAAGCTTTTGAAGCTCCTGAATTTATTGCCTTTTGTTTGATATTACACAATTCATGCGTTCCTTGTCCTACATTGCAAGTAACTGTAATCACCTCGCAATTGTAATTTTCAAGGAGCCAATGGATCATGATTGAAGTGTCTAAACCGCCTGAGTAACCAAGAATAATTTTTTGCAGCATAATCTTTCCTGTTCATTGAATAATTATTCAATATGTGAATAATTATTCAATATGTGAAATTTGAAAAAATAGCAAGCAAGTTTTTAAACTTAAAAATTTATTTTAAGTAATAGCAATCAGCTGGTGAGTTTCTGAGAACTTTTTAAGCACTTACAGGGTCTTCAAATTTTTTCCCTGAGATTTATTTTTATCTGATTAACTGCAAGAAACTATATTAAGTGAAATAATTATAAAAGAATAAATTTAGATTATGCTAATTTATCTATTTTTATTTAGTTTAAAATATTCATAAATATTCAAATTTATAGAATTAATATTAATGTAAATTTTAATTTTTTAATTAAATTTCGCTATAAATTTCTGCTGGAAAAAAATTGGAAAGTTAGGATTAAAAATTTTCTGAGTCATAATATAATTGGATATTTAGATCCATAATATGGCTCAAAGCTTCTCTCACAATCGTTTCCTTAACAGGTACAATCCTCAGCATTATATTAGGCTCATAAATCGCTTCATCTCTAATTATATCTAGTTCATAGTAGCCTTTTATGAGGTCTTTCTGATTGATCACTAAAGGAATCCAAGAAGAATATCTATTTTTAGCCGCTTGAATAAAACTGAAATCATTTCCGTAATTTTTAAGACACATTTCTTGTAGATTCATTATTCTTTGTGGTGCATTTAATTCTGTAACTTCTAAATAGCGAATCATCCATGTGTGATATCTTCCTAATCCTTTGTGTATAGTGTACTTTGATTGTTTATGAATTCCTTCTATTGAAACATAATTTTTATTTAAATCTTTTAACCATTTCCATTCTTTTTTGCTGTTCGCGCAATAAATATAGTAATTATTTTGTGAGTGAGCTTTATTAATTAAAAATATAGAATGAATGAAGCTAAAAGTAGCAATGATTTTTGAATACATCTTATTCCTG
This is a stretch of genomic DNA from Pigmentibacter ruber. It encodes these proteins:
- a CDS encoding argininosuccinate synthase — encoded protein: MLQKIILGYSGGLDTSIMIHWLLENYNCEVITVTCNVGQGTHELCNIKQKAINSGASKAYILDVQNEFITEYLWKLVKAGAKYENHYLLGTISRPLIAKKLVEIAKLENATAICHGATGKGNDQVRFELAIKAFDSKIKIIAPWRTWSISSRSEAIDFANQRSIPISATKEAPYSIDKNIWYVSHEGGDLEDTNSEHNPNFYEMCSKLDEAINVPECIDIEFQQGIPIALNGKNLSPISILEVLNNLGGKHGIGVTDLIENRLIGMKSRGVYETPGGTILYSAHEKLESICLDKMLLQMKQKLSMDYAKIVYDGFWFTPIREALDSFFDFSQQNVSGKVRLKLFKGHCLFAGCESKNSLFNRNFATFEKDDYYNQSDAEGFINLLGLPIQIQAMLNEKNISINKNLLREKFKA